In a genomic window of Amphiprion ocellaris isolate individual 3 ecotype Okinawa chromosome 13, ASM2253959v1, whole genome shotgun sequence:
- the znf185 gene encoding zinc finger protein 185 isoform X1 — protein sequence MSTAGERDAVFRSTKVRTKLKGDASWMQRRNEPQAETQEEKPWVAEVRASRLNGAPVETSPVSSPTKATPPPTKSDTDRAPTSGYLIRGVFTKLDKPASSSTYNGLSKTTQFTKKPSESYKRIAPHTVRPTSEHQEGQLSLDEQEKRTEAASIVLRKSAARQRSYVLSAAQKYESKERAPDMSLVSSTPSFVAKRVEITDDDESAVPPSPAVPVTSVASVLEPKPRKLVSSGAKTAVDVAVNEPLAPKGEKATPEPVKKDPLPLSVTGKDPFEDMKPGCTKVATPLPELITECIQAVSSKPEPEESDVSEQADTPLAERSPPVSPTPKHTTPKVEETPSAESPASETPAAESPASETPAAETPAPETPAPESPAPQSVALPSTVPEVPGPVSPLPPSPASKAEPEPEPVQEPEAEQEPEPEPEPEPKIELSPKPSSGVDTLTALSDTLISFGPSSSSFQDDEPELAKKEGGSADSYTTENSVEPKPALSNCEPITDDLLGLNDRSEESAEPVPPSPGRWSQDLLSRLDSESSPEKTSGTLDLLANDVIVINSEAPSSLSMQREEEEKQTDETAKETQSPTETVTITTKTVIITDKSQEDNADPWSSHVTTTVTESSSADPFDPYPIGTTSPNSSSDLLQPRSDISINSASAASMEKENLSPEINVSSSALEPLADDVIPTNTDTTSTGRSWTRTWESNMPQQTNTEESQETEPEAEGQAEDQQTLVMFERKSTENDSPWDRWTSPTVYTITSTTTEEEEEEEEEEEEESPEDKQTVTTITTIREIHSEPESAMDRSETFSRTVIEEEQRVQTPEPDAKRGFVYVKEYVNAAELSLHNPRDIINSGSDYLTSSSVGYSYSSPSTYSRAPLSSTCTYCGEQVGNDAKITIEHLNINCHPACFKCDVCSKPMGDLLYSMFIHGEKVHCESCYSTVN from the exons atgtCAACTG CGGGAGAAAGAGATGCTGTATTTCGTAGCACCAAAGTCCGTACCAAGCTGAAGGGAGATGCCAGCTGGATGCAGCGCCGCAATGAACCTCAGGCCGAAACCCAGGAGGAGAAACCATG GGTGGCAGAGGTTAGAGCCAGTCGTTTGAACGGAGCCCCTGTTGAGACCAGTCCAGTGTCTTCACCAACAAAAGCCACACCACCACCTACAAAGAGTGACACTGACAG AGCACCGACTTCAGGATACCTGATCAG aGGCGTTTTCACTAAACTAGACAAGCCTGCTTCATCCTCAACATATAATGGTCTTAG caaaacaacacaattcaCCAAAAAACCTTCAGAGAGCTACAAGAGAAT AGCCCCCCACACTGTGAGGCCCACTTCAGAGCACCAGGAGGGCCAGCTTAGCCTCGATGAGCAGGAGAAACG GACGGAGGCAGCCAGTATTGTTCTGAGGAAATCAGCTGCCAGGCAGCGGTCTTATGTGCTTTCTGCTGCTCAGAAATATGA GTCTAAAGAAAGAGCACCTGACATGTCACTGGTCAGCAGCACTCCATCATTTGTGGCTAAAAG GGTGGAGattactgatgatgatgagagCGCTGTGCCACCATCCCCTGCTGTTCCCGTCACATCTGTTGCCTCTGTGCTGGAGCCCAAACCTCGGAAACT AGTCAGCAGCGGTGCTAAGACAGCTGTTGATGTTGCTGTTAATGAGCCACTAGCTCCAAAGGGGGAGAAGGCCACCCCAGAGCCTGTGAAGAAAGACCCCCTGCCGTTGTCTGTCACAGGAAAAGACCCATTTGAGGACATGAAGCCTGGCTGCACCAAGGTGGCCACTCCTCTCCCTGAGCTAATCACTGAGTGTATTCAAGCAGTGTCTTCAAAGCCAGAACCTGAGGAGTCAGACGTTTCTGAGCAGGCTGACACCCCTCTGGCTGAACGTTCCCCTCCAGTGTCACCTACTCCAAAACACACTACACCCAAAGTCGAAGAAACACCTTCTGCAGAATCTCCTGCATCAGAAACACCTGCTGCAGAATCTCCTGCATCAGAAACACCTGCTGCAGAAACACCTGCACCAGAAACACCTGCACCAGAATCTCCTGCACCACAGTCGGTTGCCCTGCCTTCAACTGTCCCAGAAGTACCTGGTCCAGTGTCTCCCCTTCCACCATCACCTGCCTCTAAAgctgaaccagaaccagagccagTGCAAGAACCAGAGGCAGAGCAAGAACCAGAGCCAGAACCAGAGCCAGAACCAAAAATTGAACTGTCTCCTAAACCAAG CTCCGGTGTTGACACGCTCACTGCTTTGTCCGACACTCTTATTTCTTTTGGCCCAAGTTCATCCAG CTTTCAGGACGATGAGCCAGAGCTGGCAAAGAAAGAAGGAGGCTCAGCGGACAGTTACACAACAGAGAACAG TGTTGAACCAAAGCCAGCGCTCAGCAACTGTGAACCAATAACAGACGATCTCCTGGGTTTAAATGATCG CTCAGAAGAGTCAGCAGAGCCTGTTCCCCCCAGCCCTGGGCGCTGGAGTCAGGATCTGCTTAGCAGACTAGACAG TGAGTCAAGCCCAGAAAAAACCAGTGGCACCCTGGACCTCCTGGCCAATGATGTGATTGTGATCAACTCAGAGGCACCCAG CAGCCTCAGCATgcagcgagaggaggaggagaagcagacAGATGAGACagccaaagaaacacaaag CCCCACAGAGACCGTCACTATAACGACCAAAACTGTGATCATTACTGACAAAAG CCAAGAGGACAATGCTGATCCCTGGAGCTCACATGTGACAACCACAGTCACTGAATCAAG CTCGGCTGATCCGTTTGATCCATATCCGATAGGGACCACATCCCCTAACAG CTCCTCTGACCTGCTCCAGCCCCGCTCAGATATTTCCATCAACAG TGCATCAGCAGCTTCCATGGAGAAGGAAAACTTAAGTCCAGAAATAAA TGTGAGCAGCAGCGCATTGGAGCCCCTTGCAGATGACGTCATCCCTACCAACACTGACACCACAAG CACTGGGCGGTCATGGACGCGCACATGGGAAAGCAACATGCCACAGCAGACTAACACTGAAGAGAG CCAGGAAACCGAACCAGAGGCAGAAGGCCAAGCTGAAGATCAGCAGACGCTGGTCATGTTCGAGAGAAA GTCCACTGAGAATGACTCCCCATGGGACAGATGGACATCACCCACTGTCTACACCATCACCTCCACTACtacagaagaggaagaagaagaggaggaggaggaggaggaggaaag CCCTGAGGATAAACAGACAGTCACAACCATCACCACTATCAG GGAGATACACAGCGAGCCCGAGTCTGCTATGGATCG CTCTGAAACCTTTTCCAGGACTGTGATAGAAGAGGAGCAGCGCGTCCAAACACCAGAACCTGACGCCAAAAG GGGGTTTGTGTATGTGAAGGAGTATGTGAATGCAGCTGAGCTGTCCTTGCATAACCCCAGAGATATAATCAATAG TGGGTCAGATTATTTGACTTCAAGCTCCGTCGGTTACTCCTACAGCAGCCCCTCCACTTACTCCAG AGCCCCACTGTCATCCACCTGTACATACTGTGGAGAGCAGGTGGGCAATGATGCCAAGATCACCATCGAGCACCTCAACATCAACTGCCACCCTGCCTGCTTTAAG tGTGACGTGTGCAGTAAGCCTATGGGAGACCTTCTCTACAGTATGTTCATACACGGTGAGAAAGTCCACTGTGAGAGCTGCTACTCCACAGTCAACTGA
- the znf185 gene encoding zinc finger protein 185 isoform X2, with protein MSTAGERDAVFRSTKVRTKLKGDASWMQRRNEPQAETQEEKPWVAEVRASRLNGAPVETSPVSSPTKATPPPTKSDTDRAPTSGYLIRGVFTKLDKPASSSTYNGLSKTTQFTKKPSESYKRIAPHTVRPTSEHQEGQLSLDEQEKRTEAASIVLRKSAARQRSYVLSAAQKYESKERAPDMSLVSSTPSFVAKRVEITDDDESAVPPSPAVPVTSVASVLEPKPRKLVSSGAKTAVDVAVNEPLAPKGEKATPEPVKKDPLPLSVTGKDPFEDMKPGCTKVATPLPELITECIQAVSSKPEPEESDVSEQADTPLAERSPPVSPTPKHTTPKVEETPSAESPASETPAAESPASETPAAETPAPETPAPESPAPQSVALPSTVPEVPGPVSPLPPSPASKAEPEPEPVQEPEAEQEPEPEPEPEPKIELSPKPSSGVDTLTALSDTLISFGPSSSSFQDDEPELAKKEGGSADSYTTENSVEPKPALSNCEPITDDLLGLNDRSEESAEPVPPSPGRWSQDLLSRLDSESSPEKTSGTLDLLANDVIVINSEAPSLSMQREEEEKQTDETAKETQSPTETVTITTKTVIITDKSQEDNADPWSSHVTTTVTESSSADPFDPYPIGTTSPNSSSDLLQPRSDISINSASAASMEKENLSPEINVSSSALEPLADDVIPTNTDTTSTGRSWTRTWESNMPQQTNTEESQETEPEAEGQAEDQQTLVMFERKSTENDSPWDRWTSPTVYTITSTTTEEEEEEEEEEEEESPEDKQTVTTITTIREIHSEPESAMDRSETFSRTVIEEEQRVQTPEPDAKRGFVYVKEYVNAAELSLHNPRDIINSGSDYLTSSSVGYSYSSPSTYSRAPLSSTCTYCGEQVGNDAKITIEHLNINCHPACFKCDVCSKPMGDLLYSMFIHGEKVHCESCYSTVN; from the exons atgtCAACTG CGGGAGAAAGAGATGCTGTATTTCGTAGCACCAAAGTCCGTACCAAGCTGAAGGGAGATGCCAGCTGGATGCAGCGCCGCAATGAACCTCAGGCCGAAACCCAGGAGGAGAAACCATG GGTGGCAGAGGTTAGAGCCAGTCGTTTGAACGGAGCCCCTGTTGAGACCAGTCCAGTGTCTTCACCAACAAAAGCCACACCACCACCTACAAAGAGTGACACTGACAG AGCACCGACTTCAGGATACCTGATCAG aGGCGTTTTCACTAAACTAGACAAGCCTGCTTCATCCTCAACATATAATGGTCTTAG caaaacaacacaattcaCCAAAAAACCTTCAGAGAGCTACAAGAGAAT AGCCCCCCACACTGTGAGGCCCACTTCAGAGCACCAGGAGGGCCAGCTTAGCCTCGATGAGCAGGAGAAACG GACGGAGGCAGCCAGTATTGTTCTGAGGAAATCAGCTGCCAGGCAGCGGTCTTATGTGCTTTCTGCTGCTCAGAAATATGA GTCTAAAGAAAGAGCACCTGACATGTCACTGGTCAGCAGCACTCCATCATTTGTGGCTAAAAG GGTGGAGattactgatgatgatgagagCGCTGTGCCACCATCCCCTGCTGTTCCCGTCACATCTGTTGCCTCTGTGCTGGAGCCCAAACCTCGGAAACT AGTCAGCAGCGGTGCTAAGACAGCTGTTGATGTTGCTGTTAATGAGCCACTAGCTCCAAAGGGGGAGAAGGCCACCCCAGAGCCTGTGAAGAAAGACCCCCTGCCGTTGTCTGTCACAGGAAAAGACCCATTTGAGGACATGAAGCCTGGCTGCACCAAGGTGGCCACTCCTCTCCCTGAGCTAATCACTGAGTGTATTCAAGCAGTGTCTTCAAAGCCAGAACCTGAGGAGTCAGACGTTTCTGAGCAGGCTGACACCCCTCTGGCTGAACGTTCCCCTCCAGTGTCACCTACTCCAAAACACACTACACCCAAAGTCGAAGAAACACCTTCTGCAGAATCTCCTGCATCAGAAACACCTGCTGCAGAATCTCCTGCATCAGAAACACCTGCTGCAGAAACACCTGCACCAGAAACACCTGCACCAGAATCTCCTGCACCACAGTCGGTTGCCCTGCCTTCAACTGTCCCAGAAGTACCTGGTCCAGTGTCTCCCCTTCCACCATCACCTGCCTCTAAAgctgaaccagaaccagagccagTGCAAGAACCAGAGGCAGAGCAAGAACCAGAGCCAGAACCAGAGCCAGAACCAAAAATTGAACTGTCTCCTAAACCAAG CTCCGGTGTTGACACGCTCACTGCTTTGTCCGACACTCTTATTTCTTTTGGCCCAAGTTCATCCAG CTTTCAGGACGATGAGCCAGAGCTGGCAAAGAAAGAAGGAGGCTCAGCGGACAGTTACACAACAGAGAACAG TGTTGAACCAAAGCCAGCGCTCAGCAACTGTGAACCAATAACAGACGATCTCCTGGGTTTAAATGATCG CTCAGAAGAGTCAGCAGAGCCTGTTCCCCCCAGCCCTGGGCGCTGGAGTCAGGATCTGCTTAGCAGACTAGACAG TGAGTCAAGCCCAGAAAAAACCAGTGGCACCCTGGACCTCCTGGCCAATGATGTGATTGTGATCAACTCAGAGGCACCCAG CCTCAGCATgcagcgagaggaggaggagaagcagacAGATGAGACagccaaagaaacacaaag CCCCACAGAGACCGTCACTATAACGACCAAAACTGTGATCATTACTGACAAAAG CCAAGAGGACAATGCTGATCCCTGGAGCTCACATGTGACAACCACAGTCACTGAATCAAG CTCGGCTGATCCGTTTGATCCATATCCGATAGGGACCACATCCCCTAACAG CTCCTCTGACCTGCTCCAGCCCCGCTCAGATATTTCCATCAACAG TGCATCAGCAGCTTCCATGGAGAAGGAAAACTTAAGTCCAGAAATAAA TGTGAGCAGCAGCGCATTGGAGCCCCTTGCAGATGACGTCATCCCTACCAACACTGACACCACAAG CACTGGGCGGTCATGGACGCGCACATGGGAAAGCAACATGCCACAGCAGACTAACACTGAAGAGAG CCAGGAAACCGAACCAGAGGCAGAAGGCCAAGCTGAAGATCAGCAGACGCTGGTCATGTTCGAGAGAAA GTCCACTGAGAATGACTCCCCATGGGACAGATGGACATCACCCACTGTCTACACCATCACCTCCACTACtacagaagaggaagaagaagaggaggaggaggaggaggaggaaag CCCTGAGGATAAACAGACAGTCACAACCATCACCACTATCAG GGAGATACACAGCGAGCCCGAGTCTGCTATGGATCG CTCTGAAACCTTTTCCAGGACTGTGATAGAAGAGGAGCAGCGCGTCCAAACACCAGAACCTGACGCCAAAAG GGGGTTTGTGTATGTGAAGGAGTATGTGAATGCAGCTGAGCTGTCCTTGCATAACCCCAGAGATATAATCAATAG TGGGTCAGATTATTTGACTTCAAGCTCCGTCGGTTACTCCTACAGCAGCCCCTCCACTTACTCCAG AGCCCCACTGTCATCCACCTGTACATACTGTGGAGAGCAGGTGGGCAATGATGCCAAGATCACCATCGAGCACCTCAACATCAACTGCCACCCTGCCTGCTTTAAG tGTGACGTGTGCAGTAAGCCTATGGGAGACCTTCTCTACAGTATGTTCATACACGGTGAGAAAGTCCACTGTGAGAGCTGCTACTCCACAGTCAACTGA
- the znf185 gene encoding zinc finger protein 185 isoform X3, producing MSTAGERDAVFRSTKVRTKLKGDASWMQRRNEPQAETQEEKPWVAEVRASRLNGAPVETSPVSSPTKATPPPTKSDTDRAPTSGYLIRGVFTKLDKPASSSTYNGLSKTTQFTKKPSESYKRIAPHTVRPTSEHQEGQLSLDEQEKRTEAASIVLRKSAARQRSYVLSAAQKYESKERAPDMSLVSSTPSFVAKRVEITDDDESAVPPSPAVPVTSVASVLEPKPRKLVSSGAKTAVDVAVNEPLAPKGEKATPEPVKKDPLPLSVTGKDPFEDMKPGCTKVATPLPELITECIQAVSSKPEPEESDVSEQADTPLAERSPPVSPTPKHTTPKVEETPSAESPASETPAAESPASETPAAETPAPETPAPESPAPQSVALPSTVPEVPGPVSPLPPSPASKAEPEPEPVQEPEAEQEPEPEPEPEPKIELSPKPSSGVDTLTALSDTLISFGPSSSSFQDDEPELAKKEGGSADSYTTENSVEPKPALSNCEPITDDLLGLNDRSEESAEPVPPSPGRWSQDLLSRLDSESSPEKTSGTLDLLANDVIVINSEAPSSLSMQREEEEKQTDETAKETQSPTETVTITTKTVIITDKSQEDNADPWSSHVTTTVTESSSADPFDPYPIGTTSPNSSSDLLQPRSDISINSASAASMEKENLSPEINVSSSALEPLADDVIPTNTDTTSTGRSWTRTWESNMPQQTNTEESQETEPEAEGQAEDQQTLVMFERKSTENDSPWDRWTSPTVYTITSTTTEEEEEEEEEEEEEREIHSEPESAMDRSETFSRTVIEEEQRVQTPEPDAKRGFVYVKEYVNAAELSLHNPRDIINSGSDYLTSSSVGYSYSSPSTYSRAPLSSTCTYCGEQVGNDAKITIEHLNINCHPACFKCDVCSKPMGDLLYSMFIHGEKVHCESCYSTVN from the exons atgtCAACTG CGGGAGAAAGAGATGCTGTATTTCGTAGCACCAAAGTCCGTACCAAGCTGAAGGGAGATGCCAGCTGGATGCAGCGCCGCAATGAACCTCAGGCCGAAACCCAGGAGGAGAAACCATG GGTGGCAGAGGTTAGAGCCAGTCGTTTGAACGGAGCCCCTGTTGAGACCAGTCCAGTGTCTTCACCAACAAAAGCCACACCACCACCTACAAAGAGTGACACTGACAG AGCACCGACTTCAGGATACCTGATCAG aGGCGTTTTCACTAAACTAGACAAGCCTGCTTCATCCTCAACATATAATGGTCTTAG caaaacaacacaattcaCCAAAAAACCTTCAGAGAGCTACAAGAGAAT AGCCCCCCACACTGTGAGGCCCACTTCAGAGCACCAGGAGGGCCAGCTTAGCCTCGATGAGCAGGAGAAACG GACGGAGGCAGCCAGTATTGTTCTGAGGAAATCAGCTGCCAGGCAGCGGTCTTATGTGCTTTCTGCTGCTCAGAAATATGA GTCTAAAGAAAGAGCACCTGACATGTCACTGGTCAGCAGCACTCCATCATTTGTGGCTAAAAG GGTGGAGattactgatgatgatgagagCGCTGTGCCACCATCCCCTGCTGTTCCCGTCACATCTGTTGCCTCTGTGCTGGAGCCCAAACCTCGGAAACT AGTCAGCAGCGGTGCTAAGACAGCTGTTGATGTTGCTGTTAATGAGCCACTAGCTCCAAAGGGGGAGAAGGCCACCCCAGAGCCTGTGAAGAAAGACCCCCTGCCGTTGTCTGTCACAGGAAAAGACCCATTTGAGGACATGAAGCCTGGCTGCACCAAGGTGGCCACTCCTCTCCCTGAGCTAATCACTGAGTGTATTCAAGCAGTGTCTTCAAAGCCAGAACCTGAGGAGTCAGACGTTTCTGAGCAGGCTGACACCCCTCTGGCTGAACGTTCCCCTCCAGTGTCACCTACTCCAAAACACACTACACCCAAAGTCGAAGAAACACCTTCTGCAGAATCTCCTGCATCAGAAACACCTGCTGCAGAATCTCCTGCATCAGAAACACCTGCTGCAGAAACACCTGCACCAGAAACACCTGCACCAGAATCTCCTGCACCACAGTCGGTTGCCCTGCCTTCAACTGTCCCAGAAGTACCTGGTCCAGTGTCTCCCCTTCCACCATCACCTGCCTCTAAAgctgaaccagaaccagagccagTGCAAGAACCAGAGGCAGAGCAAGAACCAGAGCCAGAACCAGAGCCAGAACCAAAAATTGAACTGTCTCCTAAACCAAG CTCCGGTGTTGACACGCTCACTGCTTTGTCCGACACTCTTATTTCTTTTGGCCCAAGTTCATCCAG CTTTCAGGACGATGAGCCAGAGCTGGCAAAGAAAGAAGGAGGCTCAGCGGACAGTTACACAACAGAGAACAG TGTTGAACCAAAGCCAGCGCTCAGCAACTGTGAACCAATAACAGACGATCTCCTGGGTTTAAATGATCG CTCAGAAGAGTCAGCAGAGCCTGTTCCCCCCAGCCCTGGGCGCTGGAGTCAGGATCTGCTTAGCAGACTAGACAG TGAGTCAAGCCCAGAAAAAACCAGTGGCACCCTGGACCTCCTGGCCAATGATGTGATTGTGATCAACTCAGAGGCACCCAG CAGCCTCAGCATgcagcgagaggaggaggagaagcagacAGATGAGACagccaaagaaacacaaag CCCCACAGAGACCGTCACTATAACGACCAAAACTGTGATCATTACTGACAAAAG CCAAGAGGACAATGCTGATCCCTGGAGCTCACATGTGACAACCACAGTCACTGAATCAAG CTCGGCTGATCCGTTTGATCCATATCCGATAGGGACCACATCCCCTAACAG CTCCTCTGACCTGCTCCAGCCCCGCTCAGATATTTCCATCAACAG TGCATCAGCAGCTTCCATGGAGAAGGAAAACTTAAGTCCAGAAATAAA TGTGAGCAGCAGCGCATTGGAGCCCCTTGCAGATGACGTCATCCCTACCAACACTGACACCACAAG CACTGGGCGGTCATGGACGCGCACATGGGAAAGCAACATGCCACAGCAGACTAACACTGAAGAGAG CCAGGAAACCGAACCAGAGGCAGAAGGCCAAGCTGAAGATCAGCAGACGCTGGTCATGTTCGAGAGAAA GTCCACTGAGAATGACTCCCCATGGGACAGATGGACATCACCCACTGTCTACACCATCACCTCCACTACtacagaagaggaagaagaagaggaggaggaggaggaggaggaaag GGAGATACACAGCGAGCCCGAGTCTGCTATGGATCG CTCTGAAACCTTTTCCAGGACTGTGATAGAAGAGGAGCAGCGCGTCCAAACACCAGAACCTGACGCCAAAAG GGGGTTTGTGTATGTGAAGGAGTATGTGAATGCAGCTGAGCTGTCCTTGCATAACCCCAGAGATATAATCAATAG TGGGTCAGATTATTTGACTTCAAGCTCCGTCGGTTACTCCTACAGCAGCCCCTCCACTTACTCCAG AGCCCCACTGTCATCCACCTGTACATACTGTGGAGAGCAGGTGGGCAATGATGCCAAGATCACCATCGAGCACCTCAACATCAACTGCCACCCTGCCTGCTTTAAG tGTGACGTGTGCAGTAAGCCTATGGGAGACCTTCTCTACAGTATGTTCATACACGGTGAGAAAGTCCACTGTGAGAGCTGCTACTCCACAGTCAACTGA
- the nsdhl gene encoding sterol-4-alpha-carboxylate 3-dehydrogenase, decarboxylating isoform X1 → MATRIRPQSNKRCAVIGGSGFLGRHLVEKLLDRGYSVSVFDIRQSSELPGVSFHQGDLCDQQALLPALKDVSLVFHCASPAPASDDRALFERVNIQGTQTVLRACMEAGVQKLVLTSSASVVFEGTDIKNGREDLPYAKKPIDYYTQTKIVQEKLVLEACDKQKGFLTVAIRPHGIFGPGDPQLVPILVDTARRGKMKVIIGDGSNLVDFTFVENVVHGHILAAERLRPDSPICGKPYHITNDEPVRFWDFMSEVLVGLGYAAPRYHLPYALVYGLALLLWLLSLILRPLISFKPTFTPMRVALAGTHHYYSCERAKEDLGYKPVVSLKEGIERTVKSYPHLRHGA, encoded by the exons ATGGCTACACGTATTCGACCG CAGAGTAATAAACGGTGTGCAGTGATCGGGGGCTCCGGTTTCCTGGGCAGACACCTGGTGGAGAAGCTGCTGGATCGAGGTTACTCTGTTTCTGTGTTCGACATCCGTCAGAGCTCCGAGCTGCCCGGGGTCTCTTTCCACCAGGGAGACCTCTGCGACCAGCAG GCTCTGCTACCGGCTCTGAAAGATGTGTCCCTGGTTTTCCACTGTGCCTCTCCAGCTCCGGCCAGTGATGATCGAGCGCTGTTTGAGAGGGTCAACATTCAGGGTACCCAGACTGTTCTTAGGGCCTGCATGGAGGCCGGAGTACAG AAATTGGTCCTGACGAGCAGCGCCAGTGTGGTGTTTGAAGGGACAGACATTAAAAACGGGAGAGAGGATCTGCCGTACGCCAAGAAGCCCATCGACTATTACACACAGACCAAAATTGTGCAGGAGAAG TTGGTCCTGGAGGCGTGTGACAAGCAGAAGGGTTTCCTCACAGTTGCCATTCGGCCTCACGGCATCTTTGGTCCTGGAGACCCGCAGCTGGTTCCCATCCTGGTGGACACGGCTCGCAGGGGCAAGATGAAGGTCATCATTGG TGATGGCTCAAACCTGGTAGATTTCACCTTTGTGGAGAATGTAGTTCATGGACACATCCTGGCTGCTGAACGCCTGAGACCAGACTCTCCCATATGTGGAAAA CCGTATCATATCACCAACGATGAACCAGTTCGGTTTTGGGACTTCATGTCTGAGGTGTTGGTGGGTCTGGGATACGCTGCTCCCCGCTACCACCTCCCCTACGCTCTGGTGTACGGACTGGCCCTGCTGCTCTGGCTGCTGAGCTTGATCCTGCGTCCGCTAATAAGTTTTAAACCAACCTTCACCCCGATGAGAGTGGCTCTGGCTGGAACTCACCACTACTACAGCTGTGAACGTGCCAAAGAGGACCTGGGCTACAAACCGGTCGTCAGCCTGAAGGAGGGGATTGAACGCACGGTGAAGAGCTACCCTCATCTCAGACACGGGGCTTGA
- the nsdhl gene encoding sterol-4-alpha-carboxylate 3-dehydrogenase, decarboxylating isoform X2: MATRIRPSNKRCAVIGGSGFLGRHLVEKLLDRGYSVSVFDIRQSSELPGVSFHQGDLCDQQALLPALKDVSLVFHCASPAPASDDRALFERVNIQGTQTVLRACMEAGVQKLVLTSSASVVFEGTDIKNGREDLPYAKKPIDYYTQTKIVQEKLVLEACDKQKGFLTVAIRPHGIFGPGDPQLVPILVDTARRGKMKVIIGDGSNLVDFTFVENVVHGHILAAERLRPDSPICGKPYHITNDEPVRFWDFMSEVLVGLGYAAPRYHLPYALVYGLALLLWLLSLILRPLISFKPTFTPMRVALAGTHHYYSCERAKEDLGYKPVVSLKEGIERTVKSYPHLRHGA, translated from the exons ATGGCTACACGTATTCGACCG AGTAATAAACGGTGTGCAGTGATCGGGGGCTCCGGTTTCCTGGGCAGACACCTGGTGGAGAAGCTGCTGGATCGAGGTTACTCTGTTTCTGTGTTCGACATCCGTCAGAGCTCCGAGCTGCCCGGGGTCTCTTTCCACCAGGGAGACCTCTGCGACCAGCAG GCTCTGCTACCGGCTCTGAAAGATGTGTCCCTGGTTTTCCACTGTGCCTCTCCAGCTCCGGCCAGTGATGATCGAGCGCTGTTTGAGAGGGTCAACATTCAGGGTACCCAGACTGTTCTTAGGGCCTGCATGGAGGCCGGAGTACAG AAATTGGTCCTGACGAGCAGCGCCAGTGTGGTGTTTGAAGGGACAGACATTAAAAACGGGAGAGAGGATCTGCCGTACGCCAAGAAGCCCATCGACTATTACACACAGACCAAAATTGTGCAGGAGAAG TTGGTCCTGGAGGCGTGTGACAAGCAGAAGGGTTTCCTCACAGTTGCCATTCGGCCTCACGGCATCTTTGGTCCTGGAGACCCGCAGCTGGTTCCCATCCTGGTGGACACGGCTCGCAGGGGCAAGATGAAGGTCATCATTGG TGATGGCTCAAACCTGGTAGATTTCACCTTTGTGGAGAATGTAGTTCATGGACACATCCTGGCTGCTGAACGCCTGAGACCAGACTCTCCCATATGTGGAAAA CCGTATCATATCACCAACGATGAACCAGTTCGGTTTTGGGACTTCATGTCTGAGGTGTTGGTGGGTCTGGGATACGCTGCTCCCCGCTACCACCTCCCCTACGCTCTGGTGTACGGACTGGCCCTGCTGCTCTGGCTGCTGAGCTTGATCCTGCGTCCGCTAATAAGTTTTAAACCAACCTTCACCCCGATGAGAGTGGCTCTGGCTGGAACTCACCACTACTACAGCTGTGAACGTGCCAAAGAGGACCTGGGCTACAAACCGGTCGTCAGCCTGAAGGAGGGGATTGAACGCACGGTGAAGAGCTACCCTCATCTCAGACACGGGGCTTGA